The window TCCCGTGCCTCAGTGTTGCTGGGAGAAGCCATTTGCTACAGTGCATCTCAGCTGGGCTTCAGTTCTTAGCTCATTACACACTTCATGTTTTCCTATcgttttctgtttcagtgtttaACTCTCATTAaccatttctctcttttctcattcCCATTTTGGTGCTCTTTTCATGGTTTTAGTGGTGTCATTTCTtatttgctctctttttctGATCTTGTTCCAACTCATCATTTAAACAGTCTTGAACTCTCTCTAccttttctctcccttgttttctttccacccCAAATGTCTCATTTCTTTCTATCTCTTTTAATTTTGACTCTTCCTAGTGTTTGTGTATATCACTACCATTTGCTTATATTCTGCTATTTGTTCTATTTAGGGCCTGTCATATAGATTCCTAGAAATACTTTCCCTTCATGACACCTGATCTGTAATTTCCACTGGTATAAATGGAAGTTTCATTACAATAATCAAAACATCAAATATGAGTCCATTTGCTAGTAACATTTTTGGCagttttttaaatcaaaggTTGAACTAGAAATATTAGCACAGAATctaatgaaaaaggaaaagcttgaaACCTTAcgttctgagaaaaaaaaaaaaaggggagctATTTTCAGTGGAACGTTTTCAAAAACAAGTCCAGATTGACAGGTTTTTCTCCTCAACTTTTTAATGACCAAGTGAAATACTTGCAAGATGAATGGAAGATTCATCTTTAATAACTATTGATGAGTGGGATTTTATGTCcttctgaagaaataattaatatttaatagaTACTATATATAGGTCATAGAAGATACTTGTAATTTCATGAGAGTATGTGCCCTTGCTAATCTATCATATATAAAACAATGATGTAATTTGCTGTAGTCTCACACATTACATCAGATTCAGTGTGTTTGCGTGGTGTGAAACGAGGCATCATTCTGTTCAACACAGTTTTCCACTTGCTTATAATTAATAGCAAAGGCACTTCAGGAAACAGCCTGTCTCCCTCTGCCAGAGAGATACACGTATCTGTGGGTTCAGCATTTCCTTAGACAACTTGGCAAGGATTTCAGATGCAGAGGAACCTGGAGTCTTTGGCAAATATGCTACATCAGGGCTTCATAGGGTTTTGTTTATATCGGTTTTGGAGTTTTTCAGGCTCCACAAACTGGGCATTTTTCCTGCCAGTTTTGTGGAAAATACTACTGATGAAATTTGAATTTAAGTCTCTGTCAACTCAATATAAGGCATCTTCCCTATAGGCAGATATTTACAACTCTTGGTTTTTCTGGCAGCTCATGAGGTTGTGCGTTACCAATCCCCAAGTccctggggctggcagcagtgatGTAGAAGGAAGCTCTTTGCCTCCCTAGCACATGCCTCTCTGGCATGTGGTGGCACCCTGTGCTACCAAGTCCCTATGCTTCCTTGCTTCATCAGCTGACAGTGTCTTGAGATTACAGAACTATTTGTCCTTCCCTATGTGTTTCCACGTGAGCTGTTAATACTCCAACTAGGGAGTTAGTTATTTGGAAGAGAGGAAGTGAGAAATTGCAGTGGAAATGGGATGAGAGGTGAGATGCAGCGCTATTGATGGTGAAGTTTCTCCAAGGGATAGTGGCTGAAGGGAGAAAGTTGAAGTCTTAACAATGTTGTGATTATGTTTAGTTATGGAGGAAAAGTTTGTGTGGTAAGGCAAATTAAAAGGCAGActaaattaataatttatttgttgcatattttactcatttatttattcatttttttttaaatatgagactctctaaatggaaaaaatatagcaaaagaaagaaaaactacacAGTAAAGCTCACACTACCTAAAGATCAGTACGTATCCAGGCTCTGTTTGAGTTCCCTAGTCCTTTCTTTGTGATAGGACCTGTTATTTTTTGAAGTAAACAAAACTGGTGCTAATAAAACTACTTCAGGCATCTGAATGCCAGGTATCTTGCAGTTTTCACATGAACTTTagttaaataaaacaattaaaatttcTCATTTGGCTTCTAGCATGATATTAAAGCTGtgtacttaaaaataaagttcttgTGCTGTGGATTCCACTCCTGTTGTTCATGTCAATTacaattattttgcttttgaacaAGATTTTTGCCAGCAGGGAATACTGAGAAGTGCCAAATTAAATTTCCGATGCATTTTGTCTTTAGTTCTTGGTGAGAATTATTTCTGCCATAAATTTGCTATGCTTAGCAGAATGAAAtcatatttcctttaaaatgtctGTGGCATCAGATTAGTTTTCAAAGCCATCATAGTGGCACTGTTGATGCCTCCTCCTGGGCTGTAGCATAGCACAGGCGTTggtttgaaaaaaagaagatggagaaaTGCTCCATCCAAGCTATCTCTATTCCACCATCTTGGAACCCTACTGTTTACTAGAGAGATGTctctgggaaaaggaaagaatgatgTTTTCACATATAGAGCAGTTATGGCCATGCTTTCAGGTAAATGATACCAAAATGTGCTAATGCAAATTACAACAAAGTGAAAAGGAAGTATACGTGTAAACTATTTACGTCAGGCAGTTCTAAATGACTTTTGGTGACTGGCTAATAACTGATTCTTCACCACTAAACAAacaattttaatttgtttttatattggAATATTTGTTTCCTAAATCCAGTTTTTGGGTTCATTAGCATGCTATGAATAGTCTCTGCATATTCAAGTCCTACCTCTGTGCCCATTGTGCATTTCAGGCAATTAGCTTAATTGATATTAAAAAGAGACACTAGCTGTAGGGGAAGGAAATGATAGGTAGCAACACAGCAATGGCAATTAAAATAATGCATCATACTTACCTATACGTGTTGTTTTCATGAATAAAGCTCTTTTCAGGTGTTGAGTAAGCCTAATAAGAACTTGAACTCTTGCGAGGTAGACGGTGTTGGATTCCCTACTTTGTATTAATTGGTAAGATGCAACGCAAAACATATTCTATGTGAAAATGTACACAATAAATCACAGCCAGATGTCAAGAAAGATAAGACAAGTTCCAGGCCCATCACAAGTCTTGATTCTCTGACAGAGAGCAATAATTACTGACTATTCTGTGGCAAAACTCATCCATAGCATCAGTGGCATTGATCAGGGATTTGGTACAGggactggaaaataaatattaaaagtcTTTGTATTCTCTTTGTAAGGAGCTAATTGTGTTTGACTTGCATGTGTCTTCTGTCCCTGAAGCTGAGCTTCCTAAAAATGCTGTAGCTGCCATTTTCATGGGATCCCACCTTTTGCAATCTAACCAAGCATATTTTCCTTTATCTCATTTTTCCCCAGAATGccacagcaacaacagcaacgTCGAATGTTCACGGCTGCTCTCCTGGCACTTGTCTTCATTCTGGCAGCAGTGAGTACCACTGaggctggaaagaaagagaaaccagGTAAGGTCTAATGTAAAACAGGGTTAATCCCTGAGGCAGATTACAAGTGTGGGACAATACAaaatgcttttggttttgttgtgaaATTCAGGACATTCATTAAGATGCATGATAGGTAGATTTGCATGCATGATAGACATGCATGATAGGTATTTGTGGCAGTGacattttttcctgtgctctgtAGGTAAACAGAAATTAGTTTCCATGAAAGCTGGCAGCTTGAGAGCACCGGAGACTAAGTCTTCAGTTTATCACAGAATGGGTATTGCAAGACATCTTTCCTTAAAATTTGCTGAGAATAGGTTCCTACTAGGCTTAGGGAGAATCACATAAGAACAATGAAAGAGTAGTTATCATGTTACTCATTTGGTGTGTTACATGTAATTGCAACACCAGCGCCACCAGAGTGAAAATCCTCCAGTAAAAGACTAAATGAACTCTGTGCTGAAAACGGACAACCAGACATCCAGTGGTAATTATTTTTTGCTAGTGATGAATTCAGACACTACTGCAATAGAGAGAGGCCTGGAGTGGAAAATTGACTTCTATCAAACtcatttttgatgttttttaagAACAGCACTTTATGGTGCTTTTCTTAAGATCTTATATCttttagggtagtatggttaggttgtagttggacctgatgatctttaaggtcttttccaacctgagcaatactatgattctgtgattatttacATGCTGCTTACACACCAGTTAATATGACTAATAGTCATAGTTAGTCTATTAGAATTAGTATTcccattaaaaaaggggtggtgTTTCTAATCAGTGTGGCTGTAAGGAAACACTATAAAATATGGAAAAGCTAAATCACAAATCATTCTATAtaagattatttaaaattacGTGTGATATTTGGGGccttaattattattttggtcAACTCTTGGATTTGTCCCTACTTTTGTCCCTACAGCACTTACTTTCATCTCTAAGAAACAAAACCCGAATACGATATCAGCATTTCAATGTGTTCTGATCAAATTTTGGCTGTTTACATTAGGAAGATCAAGAACCATAATTATCTTGTATTTACATATCCTTCTATATGTAATTTCTTATTTGCCTTCGGAGATTTGGTTATATTCTGGAGTAAAATGTAACACTGTATACACCAAGTgaaaaatttctgctttttccaagaGGTGCTCAAATCCCAATACACAATGTCAGCACGTAAATATCTTGTCTATACTGTGTGGTGTGCTCcagatgaaactgaaaatatttacgTGCCATCAGCCACTGATGGCAGAGGAATGTCCTTTTCTAAGTGTTTTGTTCAGTGGTCCCTGAGGGTGTGTAGATTCCCCATTCTGAAGATGAGAGTCTCATTTGACTATTAGATGTAGTGCAGCTGACTTTGAATGATTGTGCTTTGGAGTTAAAGCCTAGGAGGCTGACATGTTTGCAGAATTGTGAATGGCATGCTGAATCTTTTGCTTGTGAAGCTGTTTTACAAACATCTTCCATATTTACTCTCTCAGGCACTGTGACTGTTTAGTGAAGAGACATTTTTCTATCAGCTGTGAGTACTGACCATTTATCTTGTGTTTGCTCCCTTGTCTTCCACCAGAGAAAAAGGCCAAGAAGTCTGACTGTGGGGAATGGCAGTGGAGTGTCTGTGTGCCCACCAATGGAGACTGTGGTCTGGGGACACGTGAGGGCACTCGCACTGGAGCAGAGTGCAAACAAACCACCAAGACTCAGAAGTGTAAGATTCCCTGCAACTGGAAGAAGCAATTT of the Gallus gallus isolate bGalGal1 chromosome 1, bGalGal1.mat.broiler.GRCg7b, whole genome shotgun sequence genome contains:
- the PTN gene encoding pleiotrophin precursor, coding for MPQQQQQRRMFTAALLALVFILAAVSTTEAGKKEKPEKKAKKSDCGEWQWSVCVPTNGDCGLGTREGTRTGAECKQTTKTQKCKIPCNWKKQFGAECKYQFQAWGECDLNTALKTRTGNLKRALHNADCQKTVTISKPCGKLTKPKPQESKKKKKEGKKQEKMLD
- the PTN gene encoding pleiotrophin isoform X2, whose product is MPQQQQQRRMFTAALLALVFILAAVSTTEAGKKEKPEKKAKKSDCGEWQWSVCVPTNGDCGLGTREGTRTGAECKQTTKTQKCKIPCNWKKQFGECKYQFQAWGECDLNTALKTRTGNLKRALHNADCQKTVTISKPCGKLTKPKPQESKKKKKEGKKQEKMLD